ACCGTTCCGTTCAGATGGCAGGGCAGAAACGGCAACAGTCAAATGGTCGCCGGAGGTCCGCAGTATCCGATTTGGTTCACGAACCTCATTTATCACAACACGCTCTACACGCTGACCTACAAATGGCCCGGACTGACCGTTCACACGTGTTCGAAGATTCCGGGCTTCAGTCTGGAAACCCTGAACGGTCTGCTCGCGGGGTCTCGATTCGTCGGGCCGGAAATACTGCAGCGGAAGCAGTTGCGGTACGTCGACCACTGGCGGGTCGGCATCGTCGTACCGCAGCTTCCTCCCGGACTGTGGCCGCGGTTGCCGATCGCCCTCGGCGACATCTACGTCGACCAGCGTGACCGCACCACCTTCTGGGAGCTCCTGCAGTTCGGCCTGCAGAACCTCTACGACCCCCAGTTGGACGAGTGGGCGCAGATGAACACGTTCGAGCACCGGCCCGGACGGGTTTCGCTTCCCCGCCGGTGCCTTTCCGCCACGTCGACGCCGGGCCTCCTCGGCACCCTCAAGCCCGCCGGCTGATCCGTCGAGGACTCAGCCGGCCGTCCACGGCCGCAGCTTCTCCGGGTTGCGTACCGCCCAGATGTGCCTGATCCGGTCGGCCACGATCTCGAACGCATACACCGTGATCGTGACGCCGTCCTCTCGCGCGACCAGACCGGGCTGGCCGTTGACGACCTGCTGGGCGAAGGTCACGTTGCCCGGCGCCCTGCCGGCGAGGTCGGCGAGCAGGCGCGCGATCAGTTCGCCGCCCTCGATGGGGTGCAGGGCGGCGGGCGCGAAACCGCCGCTGTCGGCGACCAGCGTGGCGTCGGGGTCCAGCAGGCCGATGAGGGCGTCCACGTCCTTGGCCTGCCAAGCCCGGCTGAACTCCCTGACGATCCCGGCCTGCCGCGCCGCCGGGGTCGGTGGAGCCTGCGACGTACGGACGCGGCGGCGCGCCGAGGAGGCGAGCTGGCGGCAGGCCGCGGGGGTGCGGCCGACGATCTCGGCGATGTCGGCGAACGGGTAGCCGAAGACGTCGTGCAGGACGAATGCGACCCGCTCGGCCGGGGTCATCGAGTCGAGCACGACGAGGAAGGCCATGCTGATCGACTCGTCGAGGGTGACCCGGTCGGCCGGGTCGGCGCGTTCGGAGGTGGCGTCGCCGGTGCTGCGCCGGCCACTGATCCAGTCCGTGGAGCCCGGCAGAGGTTCGGGGATCCACTCGCCCACGTACTTCTCCCGCCGGGCACGGGCGGAGCCGAGCAGGTCCAGGCAGATGCGGCCGGTGACCGTCGTCAGCCAGGCGCCGGGGGAGACGATGGCTTCCCGCTGCGCGCCGGACATGGCGTACCAGCGTGCGTAGGCCTCCTGCACGGCGTCCTCGGCGTCGGCCAGCGAGCCGAGCAGCCGGTACGCGAGACTGATCAACTGACGCCGCTCGCCCATGATCGCGTCCTGGCCGGCCTCGGTTCGCCGGCTCCCCGGCTCTGGCGGTGTGGTCATGTCGTCGACGGCTCCCTCGGGGATCGGTCCTGCCCTCGGTGGTACGACGAGACCGCCGGCCCGAATGTGAGGCCGGGGACGCCGGGCCGACGGACAGGCCGAGGCGACGTACGCCTGACATCCGGCGGGGCTGCCCCGTCGTACTCGTGAGAAGGCACGTGACAAGTAGACAACCGTGCCTGCCCGACGAGTTCAGGAGCACCATGACCACCTCCTTCCCGGCAACGACCTTCGCCGACCCGGCATCCGCGCGGAGTCTGGAGCGGGCGGCCGCTTCCCTTGCCGCACACGGTTTCGGCGTCGAGATCCTCGACGACGTGGCGGCGGCGCGTACTCGCGTCGGTGAGCTGGTGCCCGAGGGCGCGAGTGTGTTCACCGGCGCCAGTGAGACGCTGCGGCTGTCCGGCATCCAGGACGATCTCAATGCCAGTGGGCGATACCGGGCCGTCAAGCCACGGGTACTGGCCATGGACCGCGCCACCCAGGCCGACGAGATCCGGCGGCTGACCGCCACCCCCGACGTCGTGGTGGGCAGCGTCGCCGCCGTCACCGAGACCGGGTCCCTCGTGGTCGCCTCCGGCAGCGGAAGCCAGTTGCCTGCCTACGCCGGAGGCGCCGCCCGCGCGATCTGGGTCGTCGGCGCGCAGAAGGTGGTGCCCGACCTGGACACCGCGCTGCGCCGCGTCGAGGAGCACGCCTTCCCGCTGGAGAACATCCGTGCCCAGGCGGTGTACGGAGCACCCAGCGCCATCAACCGGCTGCTCGTCCTCAACGCGGAGTACCAGCCAGGGCGCGGCACCGTCCTGCTGCTCCGCGAGGCGATCGGGTTCTGAGCGCCCGCGACCCGGCCGTGCACCGCAGCCTTCCGTGGCGCACGGCCCGCTGCCAGGATGGGGTCATGTCCCCAGACGACGCCCGGTCGACGTCCGCGACGACGCTTCGCACGCGCGTGGAACGCGCTGTCGATCAGCCGACCACGAAGTGGATAGTGCCGGACACGGGCCTGACGGCCGCGGCGCGCTTCCTGGTGACGCTGAAGGACGGAAGCGGCGTCTTCGTCAAGGC
This Actinopolymorpha cephalotaxi DNA region includes the following protein-coding sequences:
- the sigJ gene encoding RNA polymerase sigma factor SigJ, giving the protein MTTPPEPGSRRTEAGQDAIMGERRQLISLAYRLLGSLADAEDAVQEAYARWYAMSGAQREAIVSPGAWLTTVTGRICLDLLGSARARREKYVGEWIPEPLPGSTDWISGRRSTGDATSERADPADRVTLDESISMAFLVVLDSMTPAERVAFVLHDVFGYPFADIAEIVGRTPAACRQLASSARRRVRTSQAPPTPAARQAGIVREFSRAWQAKDVDALIGLLDPDATLVADSGGFAPAALHPIEGGELIARLLADLAGRAPGNVTFAQQVVNGQPGLVAREDGVTITVYAFEIVADRIRHIWAVRNPEKLRPWTAG
- a CDS encoding LUD domain-containing protein; the encoded protein is MTTSFPATTFADPASARSLERAAASLAAHGFGVEILDDVAAARTRVGELVPEGASVFTGASETLRLSGIQDDLNASGRYRAVKPRVLAMDRATQADEIRRLTATPDVVVGSVAAVTETGSLVVASGSGSQLPAYAGGAARAIWVVGAQKVVPDLDTALRRVEEHAFPLENIRAQAVYGAPSAINRLLVLNAEYQPGRGTVLLLREAIGF